Within the Syntrophorhabdales bacterium genome, the region GGAACAGGGGTATGAGTGGTGAAGATGCATTTTTCCCTGACTGCCTGGATATCGGCACCGGTCACGCTCGTCCGGCCCGTGTGCTTCGCCTCCTGGCGGAGCAGTTCCAGCGTGAGGAGCGCAGAGTGGCCCTCGTTCATGTGGAAACGTCGGACCGCATCGTGGCCCAGCGCCTCGAGGACACGCACACCACCGACCCCGAGAATGAGCTCCTGGCACAGCCGGTAGCGCCGGTCACCGCCATAGAGCGTATCGGTCCACCTCCGGTCTTCTTCCGTATTCTCCGGAAGGCAGGTGTCCAGAAAATAAACAGGAACGGTAAAGCCGACCACTCCCTGGTCGACATTTGTGTGGTGGGGAGTATATAAGCATTGATCTGCTTTCGTTTTGGTGGAAGAGAAACTTTTTTCCCTACCTTGCGCAACTTCCGTGCAAATTTACCAAAAGGTAGATGTCTGCACTATTTCGTATAGATTCGCAAGCTTTGGTGTAAGAGGGTGTCAGGACAGAAGAGTCACGGCGCGAAAACCAAAGGGCAAGTCATCTAGGCCTTAGAATGCCTCGTCGATTCATTCTGGCTTGGATAAAATGGGAAGATGGTGAATCTCGCATGGAACTTCCTTGTCTTTCCCTGGCACATCTCTTGCGAGGGTAACCGTATGAAGCGCGTATATACGCACACTATGGGAGGATTGTCATGTTTATCACCACGCGTATTTTCATCAGAAAAACAGAGAGCCGTCCTGTTCGTATGAGGGCGGCCGTCAGTAACAAATGCGCATTGCTTCTTTTGCTGTTGTTCTTGGCGGTTATGGCGATGAGCGGCTGCGCAACAGAGAGCACCTTCAAGGGAAAGCCTGTAGGAAACCAGAGGCCCGCATGGTTTTACATGAGCCCTCCCGGTACAGGGCCATGATAGACCGCACCCTTTAAGGAAGCTAGCCCGCTCTTGAGCTTTTGTCCTTGGCTTATTGTTCCTGCATGCATTCGCGTGCCAAGGCTGCCCCCTTTGCTCGGTAGTAAGACTTCTCCTTAGTCTGTAGTCAGAAGCTTCAGCCGTTATGCCCAACGCCGAGCGATAACAGACTCAGTTCGACTTGCTTGTACAGTTAACAGAGAAGTGAACGATTAACAGGAAGTCACTGCTCTTCTCGTCGCCAAGGCAAGGCAAGGGAAGCAGTAGAGTGTCAGCCCATTTTGAAGTGGTACTTGTCTATCTTGAGTGATCTGATCTTCGATTCCAGGGTGGATGGCGGGATACCGAGCTTGGCTGCAGCACCTGACGGTCCGGATATCCGGCCATGGGTCTCATTCAGCGCGGACTCTATCATCTCTTTCTCGCGCGTCACCAGCTTTTCAGAAAGCGAGCGCGTTGTAGGCTCCATTTTCGGACACTGCCGGGTGAACCAACTCTCATCCACTGAAAAAGTCTCCGTTGTACAAAGTATGGTCGCACGTTCAACAACGTTCTGTAGTTCGCGGACATTGCCAGGCCACGCATATGAATGAAAGAGGTCCAATGTCTTCTTGTTTATGTCCCGTATTTTCTTCCCCATCTTCTTTGCGTCGCGCTGAATGAAACGCTCGACGAGCATGCGGATGTCCCCTTTTCGTTCACGCAACGGCGGCATCTCGATAGGAAACACATTAAGCCGGTAAAAGAGATCACTCCTGAAGGTGCCGGCTTCGATGGCTGCCCCCAAGTCGCGATTGGTGGCGGCAATCACGCGCACATTTGACCTAATCACTTGATTTCCGCCGACACGCTCGAATTCATGCTCCTGCAGGACACGCAGGAGCGCAACCTGGGTCTCAGCCGGAAGCTCTCCTATTTCGTCGAGGAAGATCGTGCCTCCATCAGCCATTTCGAATTTACCCATGCGCCGCTGCAGTGCTCCCGTGAAGGCACCCTTCTCGTGGCCGAACAACTCCGAGGCGATCAATGCCGGTGGTATTGCGGCGCAACTCACGCTCACGAAAGGTCGCGACGAGCGGGACGAAAGTTTGTGGATAGCCCGGGCGACGAGTTCCTTGCCCGTACCGGTTTCACCGATGATGAGGACGGTCGAATCTGTTGGTGCAACTTTGGAGACATGGAATAACACGGTCTTCAGAGGGGGTGATGTGCCCACGATCTCTTCAAATATGTTTGATTTGTCGACTTCTTCGCGCAGAATTACCTCGTTTCGGAGTCTCTCTGCGGCCGCCTGGCGATCTTTGACGTCCGTTGCCGTTCCTACCCACTGGAGAATGTTCCCTTCCTCGTCGCGCAACGGTAGGGCGCGAACTAAGAACCAGCGATATTCCCCATCTACGCCGTGAGCGAGCGGGGTGTCATTCTGTAGCAGATCTTCTTTAGGCCACAAGGCACCATGTTGTTCGAGATAGTGCTCTATGTCTCTGGGCTGAAATGAGGCGTGCCAACCGGAGCCTGACCTCGATATGAGTACGGCGTTACCTGTTGTTGGGGTCATCTTTTTCTCCTCTCTGTCCGGCAAAAATCGCAATATTGACTTCTACTGTCCATTTCTTCGCTTCAGGAAAGAGGTTCAAGATCGTATGGAACACTCCGTGAATCGTCATCATCATTTCTTTCTTGGATACTCCTATGGCAAGAGCAGTGCCAAAGTATCGCAGGTTCGGCATCGCGAGGCGATTATTCGGTTTCCCCACAATGGGTGCATGGTTGTGGATTCCCTAAACCCTGAAAAAACTCACCAAATAGTAAACGCTTTTACGTTTTGGAGTACTGCTGAAGCTGTCAAATCGAGTCATGATTATCATCACCTCTCTTAATTCTCGAATAATGGAGATGAGCCAAATTCAATCATACAGTATCTTCAACGCATTTTATTGGCACTCATTTTGCTCTTTGAAAATGAGAGTGCTGTTGCTGTCACCGTGTCCACTATTGAGGGGCTGTTGCCCAAATCGCCGAAGATGAGTTCCTTCTTAGCAAGGCAATGAGAATAAAATGTTCATAATTGTATACAATGTTCTTGCACTTTGTGGTGGGGCATGGTAGGCTCCAGGAGCACTGCCTCTTCGAAAACGCCGATAGGGGCGGCATGCACACACAGAGGTCTACTCAGGCTTTGCGGACTCGGTATATACGCTGCGTCGAATCCCCATAGGCAATGTTCCATGAGGCGAGAGGGATTCGAGGCTTGGCGTCACAAGGTCAGTTTGGGCAACAGCCCCTTGACAGCGGGGGTCACCCAAATCAGATGTTCCACTCTAATATTTTTAGGAATCCAGGAAACTGATTAGCGCAACCACTTTCTTTGCCCAGGATCGATGTCTTTTCCGTGAATTCTGGCGAAGTGTGATTTATCTCATTCTGTTGCAATTCTATAGCGACAGATTTACGGTTTACAAAATGAAGAGTCCTGGCAGAGACGAACATACTTGGCAGAGAATACATATAATCAAGCACTTGACAGAAGCCATCACAACCGATATAAGGTAAGAGTGTGTAAGAACGTTCTAAAATGAAACAGAAGCCAACGATAAAGCCCTCGATATTAATTCTCGATGACGAGCCAGCCCAGCGGAAGATTCTATCTATGATTCTTGAAGACGCGGGCCATGACGTGGCGACGACGGGAAGTCCCCTAGAGGCTCTGCAGATGCTGGAGACGGCTAATTTTGATTTGGTGCTCTCAGATCTAGTCATGCCAGATATGGATGGGGTTCAATTCCTCGAGAATGCCAGACGTCTTCGACCCGAATTGATCGTTATCGTTATCACTGCGCACGGCACCATTTCATCGGCGGTGGAGGCAGTGAAAAAGGGGGCTTTCCAATACCTCACGAAGCCAATCGGGAAGGACGAACTTCTCGTGGTCATTGAGAAGGCGCTGGATCAGGCGCGCCTGACGGAAGAGAACAAGTTGCTGCGCTCACAATTGAAACAGCAGTACTCCATAGATAATATGATCGGGCAGCATGGCAGGATGCAGGAGGTTTTCCGGCTCATCAGGAAGGTCGCGCCAGCCGACACGACAGTCCTGGTCTGGGGAGAAAGCGGGGTCGGAAAGGAAATGGTTGCCAAGGCCATCCACCAGCTCAGCCGCAGGACCTCCCGGCCTATGCTCGCTATAAATTGCGCGGCAATTCCTGAGACGCTGTTAGAATCTGAACTGTTCGGGTACGAGAGAGGCGCCTTTACCGGAGCTTATGCCAAGAAGAAAGGTCTTGTGGAGCAGGCGTCAGGCTCCACTCTGTTCTTGGACGAAATTGGCGACCTCGGCCTTCAGCTTCAGGGCAAGATCCTCCGGCTGCTCCAGGAGCGGCAGATCCAGCGGCTCGGCGGAACTGACACGATCCCGGTAGATGTCCGGATCATTTCGGCAACACACAGGGACCTTGCCAAGATGATGAAGGAGGGTAGTTTTAGAGATGATCTCTATTACCGTCTCAACACGTTTCCCATCCTGGTGCCTCCGCTGAGAGAAAGGCCTACGGACATCCCCATCTTTATTGAGCATTTTATCAGAAAGTTTCAAAGCTTGGGGAGTGGTAAGGTCAAACGGGTTTCTTCTGCTGCTATGCAGCGACTCCTGACCTATCACTGGCCCGGAAATGTACGTCAGCTCGAGTCCACCATCGAACGGGCCGTCATTCTCACTGAAGGTGAAGCTATAGAGGAGTCTCATCTTCCGGCGGAAATCGTAACGGCTTATGAAGTACCAGCAGGTGAGACGCTTTCGGCTGAAATCGAGATTCCGGTCGGAGGGGTTAGTCTTGAAGATGTGGAAAAGCACTTGCTCATCCAGGCTATGCAAAAGAGCGGAGGCGTGATTGCCAAGGCAGCGCGTCTTTTAGGTCTTACCTATCGTACGATGCAGTATCGACTGGACAAGTACGGTATCGAATATCACTCGTAAACGTAAGCTGGCATTACCTAAGCTCAGAAACACTTCGATGAATGCTTACATTATAAAGCCGGCAAATTGCTTCAGTAATCGCTCACCATCCCGAGAAGAAGTTATCGTTTGAGGAATAGCGAATAACCTTCTTGGTCTAGGATTCCTTTTATCTCCTATTTCTGGATTCAACTTAAGAAACGAAATCGTTGAAAGTAGGGTGCGCAATTCTTCTCGAGTTGGTATAGTTTTGAAAATGGCTTGAAAACACTTTAACGAAGCATTACTTGGTGAGATGGCGTGGTGCCTTTTCCAAGTTCGTTTCAATTGCAAGGAAGATGAATGGACCTGCAATCCGAATTTGTTGAGGTCACTGATACCCCAAATTGTTGGTTGCTTTACGTTTTGGTGTAGGCACATAATACGGGCGATTATGTTCAGCATACCCCTTTTTTGTTGAATTGCCAGTAGAATAGGGCGATTGTTCTCGAAAAACTCTCCACCTTAGAAGCGACTTTTCTTTGCCAACCTGTGGCACATCGGGTGCATTGATGTCACATAGATGTGCAGCATGCGCTACTGGCTAATGACCTCAGCGGTTCATGTAATGGTTACGGAAGCACACTCGAGTCAGAGAAGATGAGAGTCACGAAAAACGACTAAGGAGGTTCCCATGATACTTCTACGCTACAAGTTTCAAGAACTGGATCGGCTTGATGATAAGACCACAATTGATGAACTGCGTATCACCAAGGACATATTCGCCGCTTTCCTGGGATGCAAAACCTGTGACATTGAAGTTGAATATGTTGGTATGGTTACGGCAGGAAGCAGGGTGGCCGCGAGAGCAGAAGCAATGGCATTGTGAAGAACGCGAAAAATAGAAGCCGAGACTAATAAAGAAGGCATGATATGAAAAAGCTATCTATAGTGTTGTCGGTCGTGATCGGACTGTTAATGGTGAAGTCAGTTTACTCGCAGATATGGCTCGATGTGACAGTACCCTCAGACGCTTTCGCCAGGAATGAAAAATTCAAATTCACCGGAGAGATACAGAGGGTGGATCCGAAGTTCTGGATAGCCACCGTGAGTATCGGGGAAAAAGCCTACGTCGGAAATTTCGAATTCGCCAAGTTCGAAGGTGGCTATACAAACATAGGCCAACTGAAGCCTGGTGATAAGGTCACCGGCGAGGGCGTCATAGCCGAGGGACAGAACTGGGTCACGAGGATAAAGAAAGCCGCATCTGATGCAGTGCCTTGGGAGGTCCTGATCACGGAGTAGCGAGCGCGAAGGGCGACAAAACACGCAACCGTTGTTGAGTTTTAGCAACAGGGAAAAGGAAAAAGGGGGAGAACTTGCAGCATGTTTACTGATGCATCTTTTCCTGCGGCTTACATCGACGGCAGACGTTATAAACTCCAGGCCCCTGCCCGCGAAGCGGGGTCGACGTGCGGGGAGTGCCACGGAGGAGTGGCATCTCTCTTCTTCCCCATGACTGAGTGAGACTTCACACTCGAAGGCAGAGGATGACAAACAAGTTTCTGAACTCTTCCGATGGAAGTTATACTACTCTCGTGGTTTATGGCGGTGCTGACGTTGACACAAGACACGTTAATGGTGACAGCGCGGGGGCGGTTTACAATGTTACTTCAAAAACGTATAAGAATAGGTGATACTATTCACAAAGCGCTAGCGGCATCGCAAT harbors:
- a CDS encoding sigma 54-interacting transcriptional regulator, coding for MTPTTGNAVLISRSGSGWHASFQPRDIEHYLEQHGALWPKEDLLQNDTPLAHGVDGEYRWFLVRALPLRDEEGNILQWVGTATDVKDRQAAAERLRNEVILREEVDKSNIFEEIVGTSPPLKTVLFHVSKVAPTDSTVLIIGETGTGKELVARAIHKLSSRSSRPFVSVSCAAIPPALIASELFGHEKGAFTGALQRRMGKFEMADGGTIFLDEIGELPAETQVALLRVLQEHEFERVGGNQVIRSNVRVIAATNRDLGAAIEAGTFRSDLFYRLNVFPIEMPPLRERKGDIRMLVERFIQRDAKKMGKKIRDINKKTLDLFHSYAWPGNVRELQNVVERATILCTTETFSVDESWFTRQCPKMEPTTRSLSEKLVTREKEMIESALNETHGRISGPSGAAAKLGIPPSTLESKIRSLKIDKYHFKMG
- a CDS encoding sigma-54 dependent transcriptional regulator, whose amino-acid sequence is MKQKPTIKPSILILDDEPAQRKILSMILEDAGHDVATTGSPLEALQMLETANFDLVLSDLVMPDMDGVQFLENARRLRPELIVIVITAHGTISSAVEAVKKGAFQYLTKPIGKDELLVVIEKALDQARLTEENKLLRSQLKQQYSIDNMIGQHGRMQEVFRLIRKVAPADTTVLVWGESGVGKEMVAKAIHQLSRRTSRPMLAINCAAIPETLLESELFGYERGAFTGAYAKKKGLVEQASGSTLFLDEIGDLGLQLQGKILRLLQERQIQRLGGTDTIPVDVRIISATHRDLAKMMKEGSFRDDLYYRLNTFPILVPPLRERPTDIPIFIEHFIRKFQSLGSGKVKRVSSAAMQRLLTYHWPGNVRQLESTIERAVILTEGEAIEESHLPAEIVTAYEVPAGETLSAEIEIPVGGVSLEDVEKHLLIQAMQKSGGVIAKAARLLGLTYRTMQYRLDKYGIEYHS